A window of the Dictyostelium discoideum AX4 chromosome 4 chromosome, whole genome shotgun sequence genome harbors these coding sequences:
- a CDS encoding translation initiation factor eIF-2B alpha subunit translates to MESFNYLSIRYNKDEKKLQILDQRKLPDIEEWLVCEKPEDMITFIKQLSVRGAPLIGVAASMSLYNHILYNPQLTKEEIVKVSQELRESRPTAVNLMFAIDEMMQLKEGNVENRDYSATRFGEIAMRIIRNEVDMCDKMSKFGASLIQPGESILTHCNTGSVATVGAGTALGVIREAHKQGKNIHVYVDETRPLLQGGRLTTYELEREGIPYTLICDNMAACLMRDGKIQRVLVGADRIAANGDFANKIGTYSVAVLANHHNIPFHCVAPMSTVDIKCLTGKDIPIEERSQTEVQGASGAFGQVRWAPKNSKTFNPAFDVTPMTLVTSIILDTGILTKNDLNKLSE, encoded by the coding sequence atggaatcatttaattatttatcaattagatataataaagatgaaaagaaattacaaattttagATCAAAGAAAATTACCAGATATTGAAGAATGGTTGGTTTGTGAAAAACCAGAAGATATGATTACATTTATTAAACAACTTTCAGTTAGAGGTGCACCATTGATTGGTGTAGCAGCATCAATGAGTTTATATAATCATATTTTGTATAACCCACAATTAACTAAAGAAGAGATAGTGAAAGTTTCACAAGAGTTGAGAGAATCAAGACCAACTGCTGTTAATTTAATGTTTGCAATTGATGAGATGATGCAATTGAAGGAGGGTAATGTTGAAAATCGTGATTACTCTGCCACCAGATTCGGCGAGATTGCAATGCGTATCATTAGAAACGAAGTGGACATGTGTGACAAGATGTCGAAATTCGGGGCATCCTTGATCCAACCAGGCGAGTCCATTCTCACTCACTGCAACACCGGCAGTGTCGCCACAGTGGGCGCAGGCACTGCATTGGGCGTCATCAGGGAGGCCCACAAGCAGGGCAAGAACATCCATGTCTATGTCGACGAAACCCGTCCATTGCTCCAAGGCGGCCGTTTGACTACATACGAGTTGGAGAGAGAGGGCATTCCATACACACTAATCTGCGACAACATGGCTGCATGCTTAATGCGTGATGGTAAAATCCAAAGGGTGTTGGTTGGCGCCGACCGTATCGCTGCCAATGGCGACTTTGCCAATAAAATCGGTACATACAGTGTCGCAGTGTTGGCAAATCACCATAACATCCCATTCCATTGTGTGGCTCCAATGTCAACTGTTGATATCAAATGTCTAACTGGTAAAGATATCCCAATTGAAGAACGTTCTCAAACTGAAGTTCAAGGTGCAAGTGGTGCCTTTGGCCAAGTTCGTTGGGCtccaaaaaattcaaaaacttttaatcCAGCATTCGATGTTACTCCAATGACTTTAGTAACTTCAATCATTTTAGATACTGGTATTTTaactaaaaatgatttaaataaattatcagaataa